In Campylobacter vicugnae, a genomic segment contains:
- a CDS encoding phosphatidylserine decarboxylase: MDYNKFSNYFGLVAHYKFPKWLQNIINSWYVKHFKIDMSEFNPISSYNSLNALFTRELNNPRSLDDGFVSPCDGLCLECAKGDNLRAYSIKSKEYSIDELLGKSLKNGELDGEFDYINIYLSPKDYHHYHAPYDIEILSLEYTPGKLFSVAKSALIKHDNLYVQNERVTLKVKLDNGKLAWIVFIGALNVGKMKFDFEPRIKTNANLAPAFYEYNNLNLKKGEHIGNFELGSTIVIISQNGAINYNIKRDEVLKQGQSIAKLG, translated from the coding sequence ATGGATTATAATAAATTTTCCAACTATTTTGGTTTAGTAGCACACTATAAATTTCCAAAATGGCTTCAAAATATTATAAACAGCTGGTATGTCAAACATTTTAAAATTGATATGAGTGAATTTAATCCTATAAGTAGTTATAATAGTCTAAATGCATTATTTACTAGAGAATTAAACAATCCAAGATCGCTTGATGATGGATTTGTCTCGCCATGTGATGGGTTATGTCTAGAGTGTGCAAAAGGTGATAATCTAAGAGCTTATAGCATAAAATCAAAAGAGTATAGCATAGATGAGTTATTAGGCAAATCTCTTAAAAATGGCGAACTTGATGGTGAGTTTGATTATATCAACATATACCTATCTCCAAAAGATTATCATCATTATCATGCTCCGTATGATATAGAGATTTTAAGTCTTGAATACACTCCTGGCAAACTCTTTAGCGTAGCAAAAAGTGCTCTTATAAAACACGACAATCTCTATGTTCAAAATGAACGAGTAACCCTAAAAGTAAAACTAGATAATGGTAAATTAGCGTGGATAGTATTTATCGGTGCATTAAATGTAGGTAAGATGAAATTTGATTTTGAACCAAGAATCAAAACCAATGCAAATTTAGCTCCAGCATTTTATGAGTATAATAATCTAAATTTAAAAAAAGGCGAACATATAGGCAACTTTGAGCTAGGTTCTACCATTGTAATCATCAGTCAAAATGGTGCTATAAATTATAATATCAAAAGAGATGAAGTATTAAAGCAAGGCCAAAGCATAGCCAAACTAGGCTAG
- a CDS encoding M48 family metallopeptidase, with protein MKRYLLIFFAIILTGCMQNTTNVGKSQVDRSQLMLISSDEINEASAKAYIDVIAQAKASNTLNKDPKLTKRVRDISNKLIAKASYFREDSAKWDWEVNVITSDTINAWCMAGGKIAVYTAIVEKLNLNDDEIAFILAHEIAHALREHVREQQSQNMIKNGLIGVASIFGVDNTILSVADLVANVGVTLPFSRSHESESDEIGLELAYMAGFDPDGAASLWRKMQENSGNGGLEFLSTHPSHERRIENLQALANKLKSSK; from the coding sequence ATGAAAAGATATCTATTGATTTTTTTTGCAATAATTTTAACTGGTTGTATGCAAAATACAACAAATGTGGGCAAATCACAAGTAGATAGGTCGCAATTAATGCTAATATCTAGTGATGAGATTAATGAGGCTTCGGCTAAGGCTTATATTGATGTAATTGCTCAAGCTAAAGCTTCAAACACTCTAAATAAAGACCCAAAACTAACTAAAAGAGTTAGAGATATATCAAATAAATTAATTGCTAAAGCGTCATATTTTAGAGAAGATAGTGCTAAATGGGATTGGGAGGTAAATGTTATTACAAGTGATACTATCAATGCTTGGTGTATGGCTGGTGGTAAAATAGCAGTATATACAGCTATTGTAGAGAAGTTAAATTTAAATGATGATGAGATAGCATTTATCTTAGCTCACGAGATTGCACACGCTTTAAGAGAGCATGTAAGAGAGCAACAAAGTCAAAATATGATAAAAAATGGGCTAATAGGAGTGGCATCTATTTTTGGTGTTGATAATACAATTTTAAGCGTTGCAGATTTAGTTGCAAATGTAGGAGTTACTCTACCATTTAGCAGATCGCATGAGAGCGAGAGCGATGAGATAGGATTGGAGCTTGCCTATATGGCTGGATTTGACCCAGATGGTGCAGCCTCGCTATGGAGAAAAATGCAAGAGAATTCAGGTAATGGCGGGTTAGAGTTTTTAAGCACTCACCCAAGCCATGAAAGGAGAATAGAAAATTTGCAAGCTTTAGCTAATAAGTTAAAATCTAGTAAGTAA
- a CDS encoding metallophosphoesterase produces the protein MSPYIFIPLSMLIFLGMNLYNYKSLKNNLILSKFKWTLRIVFILIFLFEAAYFIAIKSSPLPPMIYQISIICIGVSFMLFCTIIPFQIALFFINKLKRNNQKIAKFIVDICIILGFILYIIVGAYNANFNTIITNYDIKIKNLKTPLNLAIITDVHIGEFFQKEYMASLVDRINLLKPDALLIVGDLVDLSSDEIGDFLDPLKDVNSKFGTFMVVGNHEYYHGIDGLINKFKELGIKVLENQSLEIAGVNLAGVYDITGFKMGKFEPDFIKALKYTNPNLPTILLTHQPRSLQYLHKDVDLAILGHTHGGQIFPFSFLVWLNQKYIYGLYKINENMQIVVSSGAGLWGPPFRVGTNSEIVYLKLKGE, from the coding sequence ATGAGTCCATATATATTCATTCCTTTATCTATGCTAATATTTTTAGGTATGAATTTATATAATTATAAATCTCTTAAAAATAATCTGATTTTATCTAAATTCAAATGGACATTAAGAATAGTTTTTATTCTTATTTTTCTATTTGAAGCGGCATATTTTATCGCTATTAAAAGCTCTCCACTTCCACCTATGATATATCAAATATCAATTATTTGTATAGGTGTGAGTTTTATGCTATTTTGCACCATTATACCATTTCAAATAGCCCTATTTTTCATAAATAAACTAAAAAGAAATAATCAAAAAATAGCCAAATTTATTGTTGATATTTGTATTATTTTAGGTTTTATTTTATATATTATTGTTGGCGCTTATAATGCTAATTTTAATACTATTATTACAAACTACGATATAAAGATAAAAAATCTTAAAACTCCGCTAAATTTAGCCATAATAACAGATGTACATATTGGCGAGTTTTTTCAAAAAGAGTATATGGCTTCTCTTGTTGATAGGATCAATCTATTAAAGCCAGATGCCTTGCTTATTGTAGGTGATTTAGTTGATTTAAGCAGTGATGAAATTGGCGATTTTTTAGATCCGTTAAAAGATGTTAATAGCAAATTTGGCACCTTTATGGTTGTTGGCAATCACGAGTATTATCACGGAATTGATGGATTAATAAATAAATTTAAAGAACTTGGAATTAAAGTTTTAGAAAATCAAAGCCTTGAAATTGCGGGAGTAAATTTAGCTGGAGTCTATGATATCACTGGTTTTAAAATGGGCAAATTTGAACCAGACTTTATCAAAGCTCTTAAATATACCAATCCAAATCTACCTACAATCTTATTAACTCATCAGCCAAGATCATTACAATATCTTCATAAAGATGTTGATCTAGCTATTTTAGGCCATACTCATGGCGGGCAAATTTTTCCATTTTCTTTTTTAGTATGGCTAAACCAAAAATATATCTATGGACTATATAAAATAAATGAGAATATGCAAATAGTGGTAAGTAGTGGTGCTGGACTATGGGGGCCTCCATTTAGAGTAGGAACAAATAGCGAAATTGTATATTTAAAGCTTAAGGGAGAATAA
- the murA gene encoding UDP-N-acetylglucosamine 1-carboxyvinyltransferase encodes MDYLQIKGAKNLEGKIAISGAKNAALPIIAMTILAKNRVKIQNTPQVADIKTLIKLLQNLGATAEFKDSTLQIETLNINSTKATYDIVRTMRASILVLGPLLARFGHCEVSLPGGCAIGARPIDLHLSALEKMGAKIEIKDGYVIASANDGLKGANIVFDKITVTGTENIIMAASLANGITKIFNAAKEPEVVQLCEILNQNGVKIEGIGTSELVIYGTNRSLINIDEITVIPDRIEAGTYMCAVAIAGGKVVLENINPDHLVAITSKLSDMGVKFEFGSNFIKVISDGNLKPCNIITTEFPGFPTDMQAQFMALACVADGVSSIDERLFENRFMHASELSRMGADIKLNAHIATITGGKLNGADVMATDLRASSALIIAALRAQGITRIHRIYHLDRGYENLESKLTAIGADIKRLSE; translated from the coding sequence ATGGATTATCTACAAATCAAAGGTGCAAAAAATTTAGAAGGTAAAATAGCAATAAGTGGCGCTAAAAATGCAGCATTACCAATAATTGCTATGACAATTTTAGCCAAAAACAGAGTAAAAATCCAAAACACACCACAAGTAGCAGATATTAAAACATTAATAAAATTATTACAAAATTTAGGTGCTACTGCTGAATTTAAAGATTCAACCTTGCAAATAGAAACATTAAATATAAACTCAACCAAAGCTACATATGATATTGTTCGCACTATGCGTGCTTCTATCTTGGTACTTGGGCCATTGCTTGCTAGATTTGGCCACTGCGAGGTATCTTTACCTGGAGGGTGTGCTATTGGAGCTAGACCAATTGATTTACACCTAAGCGCATTAGAAAAAATGGGTGCTAAAATAGAGATAAAAGATGGCTATGTAATAGCTAGTGCAAATGATGGTTTAAAAGGTGCAAATATTGTATTTGATAAAATTACCGTAACTGGTACAGAAAATATCATAATGGCCGCATCATTAGCAAATGGAATAACAAAAATATTTAACGCTGCTAAAGAGCCAGAAGTTGTCCAACTATGCGAAATTTTAAACCAAAATGGAGTTAAAATAGAAGGCATTGGAACAAGTGAGCTTGTAATTTATGGCACTAATAGATCCTTAATAAACATAGATGAGATAACAGTAATTCCAGATAGGATAGAAGCAGGAACCTATATGTGTGCTGTAGCTATTGCTGGAGGTAAGGTAGTATTAGAAAATATAAATCCAGATCACCTAGTAGCTATCACCTCAAAACTATCAGATATGGGGGTTAAATTTGAATTTGGATCAAATTTCATCAAAGTTATTAGCGATGGCAACCTAAAACCATGCAATATTATTACAACTGAATTTCCAGGTTTTCCTACGGATATGCAAGCACAATTTATGGCTCTTGCTTGTGTAGCTGATGGAGTTTCTAGCATTGATGAGAGATTGTTTGAAAATCGCTTTATGCATGCTAGCGAACTATCTAGAATGGGCGCAGATATCAAACTAAACGCCCATATAGCCACTATAACAGGAGGCAAGCTAAATGGTGCTGATGTGATGGCTACTGATCTTAGAGCTAGTTCAGCACTAATCATAGCAGCACTACGAGCTCAAGGTATAACTAGAATTCACAGAATCTATCACCTTGATCGTGGCTATGAAAATCTAGAATCCAAACTTACAGCAATTGGAGCTGATATTAAAAGACTTAGCGAGTGA
- a CDS encoding molybdopterin molybdotransferase MoeA — MRVDEVFNLASTIEPLNKSEILPLSSAVGRILAKDIIANRSLPAFDNSALDGYAFAYADINNPLKIKGVILAGDKSSYKIATNECYKIMTGAIFPDGADTVVMIENEQFDNNGNLIVPLDTPQNNAKKIKGEEIKSGELLLSKNSKLTPANIMLLATQGISYIEVIKEPKIAIFSSGNEINEPWDECDNLSIYNANGFGIISALNQHGFKSEYKGILKDEISSIKDAIENSNDYDIIITSGGASKGEADYMNQVLNMLGFEILFDSIDVRPTKPTKCYKKGSKLIFVLPGNPMSCLLAVYIAVLPYLKKLAGHSDYMLESQIAKFKGNLKFKASRANIVIGTAENGEFRATNNNIYSPSMIKPISLSNYIYISDVGQNGICDNQEIKIYKIS, encoded by the coding sequence ATGAGAGTTGATGAAGTATTTAACCTAGCTAGCACAATTGAGCCACTAAACAAAAGCGAAATTTTACCACTTAGCAGTGCTGTTGGTAGGATTTTAGCCAAAGATATTATAGCTAATAGATCCTTGCCAGCTTTTGACAACTCCGCACTTGATGGATATGCTTTTGCTTATGCTGATATAAATAATCCACTTAAGATAAAAGGAGTTATCTTAGCCGGTGATAAATCTAGCTATAAAATTGCTACAAATGAATGCTATAAGATTATGACTGGTGCTATTTTTCCAGATGGTGCTGATACAGTTGTAATGATTGAAAACGAACAGTTTGACAATAACGGTAATCTAATCGTTCCACTAGATACACCACAAAACAATGCCAAAAAAATTAAAGGCGAAGAGATAAAATCTGGAGAACTCCTACTAAGTAAAAACTCCAAACTAACCCCTGCTAATATAATGCTATTAGCTACTCAAGGTATTAGTTATATCGAGGTAATTAAAGAGCCCAAAATAGCTATTTTTAGTAGCGGCAATGAGATCAATGAACCATGGGATGAGTGCGATAATCTATCTATATATAATGCAAATGGCTTTGGTATCATCTCAGCCCTTAATCAACATGGCTTTAAAAGTGAATATAAAGGGATTTTAAAAGATGAAATTTCATCTATAAAAGATGCTATTGAAAATTCCAATGATTATGATATTATCATTACAAGTGGAGGTGCTAGTAAGGGTGAGGCTGATTATATGAATCAGGTTTTAAATATGCTTGGCTTTGAGATCTTATTTGACTCTATTGATGTTCGCCCTACCAAACCTACTAAATGCTATAAAAAAGGCTCTAAATTAATCTTTGTCCTACCGGGCAATCCGATGTCTTGTCTTTTAGCTGTTTATATTGCAGTTTTGCCATATCTTAAAAAATTAGCAGGTCATAGCGATTATATGCTTGAATCTCAAATTGCCAAATTTAAAGGCAATTTAAAATTTAAAGCTAGTAGAGCAAATATTGTAATTGGTACAGCAGAAAATGGTGAATTTAGAGCAACAAATAATAATATTTATAGCCCTTCAATGATTAAGCCTATATCTTTATCAAATTACATATACATCTCCGATGTTGGTCAAAATGGTATTTGCGATAATCAAGAGATAAAAATTTACAAAATTTCTTGA
- a CDS encoding class II 3-deoxy-7-phosphoheptulonate synthase produces the protein MSKWNKDSWRDYNILQQPVYPDIAKLRACEDKLSKLPPLVFAGEVRDLKAKLAKATQGNGFLLQGGDCAESFANFNANSIRDMFKIMLQMAIVLTFAGGCPVVKVGRVAGQFAKPRSSDFEEINGVKLPSYRGDIINGFEFNESARVPDPKRMIDAYYQSASTLNLLRAFSRGGLANLHEVHRWNLGFIKRGELDEKFEKLASDLTNTLKFMEACGVTTANTPALSETKLYTSHEALLLPYEEALTRVDSLSGDWYDCSAHMLWIGERTRGLDDAHVHFLSGVKNPIGCKIGPNATSEDVINLANKLNPQNENGRLNIIIRMGADKIENYLPNILKDVKSEGLNILWSIDPMHGNTVKANNGYKTREFDNVMKEVKSFFDIHHACGTIPGGVHLEMTGQDVTECTGGAFNVTQEALASRYETQCDPRLNADQALELAFLIADEVKKSRS, from the coding sequence ATGAGCAAATGGAATAAAGATAGCTGGAGAGACTATAATATTTTACAACAACCAGTATATCCTGATATTGCAAAACTTAGAGCATGCGAAGATAAACTTAGCAAACTTCCGCCACTTGTATTTGCCGGAGAAGTAAGAGATTTAAAAGCAAAATTAGCAAAAGCAACTCAAGGTAATGGCTTTTTACTTCAAGGTGGAGATTGCGCTGAGAGTTTTGCAAATTTTAATGCAAATAGTATCCGTGATATGTTTAAGATTATGCTACAAATGGCTATTGTTCTTACATTTGCTGGCGGATGCCCAGTTGTTAAGGTTGGTAGAGTTGCTGGTCAATTTGCCAAACCTAGAAGTAGCGATTTTGAAGAGATAAATGGAGTTAAACTTCCTAGCTATAGGGGGGATATTATAAACGGATTTGAATTTAATGAATCTGCTAGAGTTCCAGACCCAAAACGCATGATAGATGCATACTATCAAAGTGCTTCAACCTTAAATCTTCTAAGAGCATTTTCTCGTGGAGGTTTGGCTAATCTTCATGAGGTTCATAGATGGAATTTAGGCTTTATAAAGCGTGGTGAGCTTGATGAAAAATTTGAAAAGCTAGCTTCAGACCTTACTAATACTCTTAAATTTATGGAAGCGTGTGGCGTAACCACTGCTAATACTCCAGCCCTAAGCGAAACCAAACTATATACATCGCATGAGGCTCTATTATTACCATATGAAGAGGCTCTTACAAGAGTTGATAGCTTAAGCGGAGATTGGTATGATTGTTCAGCCCATATGTTATGGATTGGTGAGAGAACTAGAGGTTTAGATGATGCGCATGTACACTTCTTAAGTGGGGTAAAAAATCCAATCGGCTGTAAAATCGGACCAAATGCTACATCTGAAGATGTAATAAATCTAGCTAATAAATTAAATCCACAAAATGAAAATGGTCGTTTAAATATCATTATTAGAATGGGTGCAGATAAGATTGAAAACTATCTACCAAATATCTTAAAAGATGTAAAATCAGAAGGGCTAAATATACTATGGAGTATAGACCCAATGCATGGTAATACAGTAAAAGCAAACAATGGATATAAGACTCGTGAATTTGATAATGTTATGAAAGAAGTTAAGAGTTTTTTTGATATACATCATGCTTGTGGTACTATACCTGGAGGTGTGCATTTAGAGATGACTGGACAAGATGTTACTGAATGCACAGGTGGGGCATTTAATGTAACCCAAGAAGCACTTGCTAGTAGATATGAAACTCAATGCGACCCAAGACTAAATGCAGATCAAGCCTTAGAACTTGCGTTTTTAATCGCTGATGAGGTTAAAAAATCTCGCTCTTAG